From one Maritimibacter sp. DP1N21-5 genomic stretch:
- a CDS encoding VOC family protein — protein MRYLHTMIRVTDIDESLDFWVGKMGLVETRRKEVPEGKFTLIFLAAPKDEADAKAHNAPELELTYNWDSDEKLDTARAWGHLAYKVDNIYDTCQRLMDAGVTINRPPRDGNMAFVKSPDNISIELLQEGDPLPKQEPWASMENTGSW, from the coding sequence ATGCGCTACCTCCACACCATGATCCGCGTCACCGACATCGACGAAAGTCTCGACTTCTGGGTGGGCAAGATGGGACTTGTCGAAACCCGGCGCAAAGAAGTGCCGGAAGGCAAGTTCACCCTGATCTTCCTTGCCGCCCCGAAGGACGAAGCGGATGCAAAGGCGCACAACGCGCCGGAGCTCGAGCTTACCTATAACTGGGACTCGGACGAAAAGCTCGACACGGCCCGTGCCTGGGGTCATCTCGCCTACAAGGTCGACAACATCTATGACACCTGCCAGCGGCTGATGGATGCCGGGGTCACGATCAACCGGCCGCCGCGCGACGGGAACATGGCCTTCGTCAAGTCGCCGGACAACATCTCGATCGAGCTTCTGCAAGAGGGCGATCCGCTTCCGAAACAGGAGCCTTGGGCCAGCATGGAGAACACCGGGAGCTGGTAA
- a CDS encoding trypsin-like peptidase domain-containing protein, which produces MFRILILIVAGLATPLAAQTATDTRVPESRMDMQMSFAPVVEATASAVVNIYASRTLEQRSPFQDDPFFSQFFKDFVLGPREQNSLGSGVILGEGLVVTNFHVVGNADDIRVVLADRREYAGTMVLADEFADLAVIRLENAPDLPALEFADSDGLRVGDLVLAIGNPFGVGQTVSSGIVSGLARSGQGGGAMMQGGRYFIQTDAPINPGNSGGALVDMEGRLVGINTQIVTRSGGSNGIGFAIPAALVKQVVDQAAAGNDRFTRPYSGVEVQVVDAAMAEALGLDRPMGVILRRLADDSPFAEAGLVPGDVIVAIEDQPVNAAAELDFRLATHPLGESVAVRYVSGGSWQGTEVALVPAPEGPELDLVTIAAPGPFQGLTVAPMSPEIGAATRNPYVTEGLFVVEVEGRAARTGFQRGDVILTVNRIGVRTAADLEAVVTGQSGWWRVDYLRGNRQVTARFNG; this is translated from the coding sequence ATGTTTCGCATTCTGATCCTGATCGTCGCCGGACTGGCGACACCCCTCGCGGCACAGACCGCCACCGACACCCGCGTGCCGGAAAGCCGGATGGACATGCAGATGTCTTTTGCCCCGGTGGTCGAGGCGACTGCCTCGGCCGTGGTCAACATCTATGCCTCGCGCACGCTCGAGCAGCGCTCGCCGTTTCAGGACGACCCCTTCTTCTCGCAATTCTTCAAGGATTTCGTGCTGGGTCCCCGGGAGCAGAATTCGCTCGGCTCCGGGGTGATCCTTGGCGAAGGGCTCGTGGTTACGAACTTCCATGTGGTGGGCAATGCCGACGACATCCGCGTCGTCCTCGCCGACCGGCGCGAATATGCCGGGACCATGGTGCTCGCCGACGAATTCGCTGACCTCGCGGTGATCCGGCTCGAGAACGCGCCGGACCTGCCCGCGCTCGAATTTGCCGACAGTGACGGGCTCCGGGTCGGTGACCTGGTGCTGGCCATCGGGAACCCCTTCGGCGTGGGCCAGACGGTGTCCTCCGGCATCGTGTCGGGCCTTGCCCGCAGCGGTCAGGGGGGTGGCGCGATGATGCAGGGCGGGCGCTATTTCATCCAGACCGACGCGCCGATCAATCCCGGGAACTCGGGCGGCGCGCTGGTCGACATGGAAGGTCGCCTCGTCGGCATCAACACCCAGATCGTGACGCGATCGGGCGGGTCGAACGGCATCGGCTTCGCGATCCCCGCCGCCCTCGTGAAACAGGTCGTGGATCAGGCCGCCGCCGGCAACGACCGCTTCACCCGACCCTATTCCGGGGTCGAGGTGCAGGTGGTCGACGCCGCCATGGCCGAGGCGCTGGGGCTTGACCGGCCCATGGGTGTGATCCTCCGCCGTCTCGCCGACGACAGCCCCTTCGCCGAGGCGGGGCTTGTCCCCGGCGACGTGATCGTGGCGATCGAGGATCAGCCGGTGAACGCGGCGGCCGAGCTCGACTTCCGCCTGGCCACCCATCCCCTCGGCGAAAGCGTCGCGGTGCGTTACGTCTCGGGCGGATCCTGGCAAGGCACCGAAGTGGCGCTCGTGCCCGCACCCGAAGGACCGGAACTCGACCTCGTCACCATCGCGGCGCCCGGTCCGTTCCAGGGGCTGACCGTCGCCCCGATGAGCCCGGAAATCGGCGCAGCGACCCGCAATCCCTATGTCACCGAAGGGCTTTTTGTCGTGGAGGTCGAAGGACGCGCGGCCCGCACCGGGTTTCAGCGCGGCGACGTCATCCTCACGGTGAACCGCATCGGTGTTCGCACCGCGGCCGACCTGGAAGCCGTTGTCACCGGGCAATCGGGCTGGTGGCGGGTGGATTACCTGCGCGGCAACCGGCAGGTCACCGCGCGCTTCAACGGCTGA
- a CDS encoding rhodanese-related sulfurtransferase, whose translation MFTVCALYHFTPFDDLPAIQKPLAALCCGQGITGSLLLAPEGINGTVAGSAEAIDRLIAYIRALPGCADLDYKLSTAQEQPFGRMKVRLKREIVTMGQPDVDPRAGTGHYCTPEEWNDLIRQDDVVVIDTRNDYEVAIGTFEGAVDPHTTSFREFPAWWEENRERFHNKRVAMFCTGGIRCEKSTNYLLGQGVEDVFHLKGGILKYLEEIPAEESLWQGECFVFDGRVSVGHGLVEGPHEMCHACRRPILPEDKAGPEYEEGVSCHLCAGDYDADRRERFRERQRQIALARSRGDRHLGPRDPD comes from the coding sequence ATGTTCACCGTCTGCGCCCTTTACCACTTCACGCCCTTCGACGACCTGCCCGCGATCCAGAAGCCGCTGGCGGCGCTGTGCTGTGGTCAGGGGATCACCGGCTCCCTGCTCCTGGCCCCCGAGGGGATCAACGGCACCGTCGCGGGCAGTGCCGAGGCCATCGACAGGCTGATTGCCTATATTCGCGCCCTGCCGGGTTGTGCGGATCTCGATTACAAGCTCTCGACGGCGCAGGAGCAGCCTTTCGGCCGCATGAAGGTGCGGCTCAAGCGCGAGATCGTGACCATGGGCCAGCCCGACGTCGATCCCCGCGCGGGCACCGGGCACTACTGCACGCCCGAGGAGTGGAACGACCTCATCCGGCAGGACGACGTCGTGGTGATCGACACGCGCAACGACTATGAGGTCGCCATCGGCACTTTCGAGGGTGCCGTCGATCCGCATACGACGAGCTTTCGCGAGTTTCCCGCGTGGTGGGAGGAAAACCGCGAGCGGTTCCACAACAAGCGCGTCGCGATGTTCTGCACCGGCGGCATCCGCTGCGAGAAATCGACGAATTATCTGCTCGGGCAAGGGGTCGAGGATGTGTTCCACCTAAAGGGCGGCATCCTCAAGTATCTGGAAGAAATACCCGCCGAGGAAAGCCTCTGGCAGGGCGAGTGCTTTGTCTTCGACGGACGGGTGAGCGTGGGCCACGGCCTTGTCGAAGGGCCGCACGAGATGTGCCATGCGTGTCGCCGCCCGATCCTGCCCGAGGACAAGGCGGGGCCGGAGTATGAGGAAGGAGTGTCCTGTCACCTTTGCGCGGGCGACTACGACGCGGATCGGCGCGAGCGATTTCGGGAACGCCAGCGCCAGATCGCGCTCGCCAGGTCGCGCGGCGACAGGCATCTGGGTCCGCGTGATCCGGACTGA
- a CDS encoding acyl-CoA dehydrogenase family protein, which produces MSLFTPTATWATDEHRMFADMAGKFLDDAMVPNIEKWVKAGVVDRDFWRAAGEAGLMGGSIPEEHGGVGGDYGFDAVLLYEQTRRGDMGWGYGIQSIVAHYITAYGSQEQKARWLPGLVSGDIVGAIAMTEPGTGSDLQSVRTFAEKDGNHYKINGSKIFITNGQTADLVITVAKTSKEKGAKSISLIAVEPKEAEGFRRGRNLEKLGMKANDTAELFYEDVRVPTSNLIGTEEGQGFYQLMKQLPWERLLIAIQALGAVDFAIEETVKYVQERKAFGQRVMDFQNTRFKLAECKTKAEVLRSFVNDCTARLVKGELDAATASMAKYYGSEVQGQVMDDCLQLFGGYGFMMEYPIARAYADARVQRIYGGTNEIMKELIARSIDV; this is translated from the coding sequence ATGAGCCTTTTCACACCGACCGCCACCTGGGCCACGGACGAACACCGCATGTTCGCCGACATGGCAGGCAAATTTCTTGACGACGCGATGGTGCCCAACATCGAGAAATGGGTGAAGGCCGGCGTCGTCGACCGCGACTTCTGGCGCGCGGCGGGCGAGGCGGGCCTCATGGGCGGGTCGATCCCCGAAGAACATGGCGGCGTTGGGGGTGACTACGGCTTCGACGCAGTGCTCCTTTACGAACAGACCCGGCGCGGCGACATGGGCTGGGGCTACGGCATCCAGTCGATCGTGGCGCATTACATCACCGCCTATGGATCGCAGGAACAGAAGGCCCGCTGGTTGCCGGGGCTCGTCTCTGGCGACATCGTCGGCGCCATCGCGATGACCGAACCGGGCACCGGGTCCGACCTGCAAAGCGTGCGCACCTTCGCCGAGAAGGATGGCAACCACTACAAGATCAACGGGTCGAAGATATTCATCACCAACGGGCAGACGGCCGATCTGGTGATCACGGTGGCGAAGACGTCGAAGGAAAAAGGCGCGAAGTCCATCTCGCTGATCGCGGTCGAGCCGAAGGAAGCCGAGGGTTTCCGGCGCGGGCGCAACCTCGAAAAACTGGGCATGAAGGCCAATGACACGGCGGAGCTTTTCTACGAGGACGTGCGCGTGCCGACCTCGAACCTCATCGGGACGGAAGAGGGGCAGGGGTTCTACCAACTGATGAAGCAACTCCCGTGGGAACGGCTGCTGATCGCCATTCAGGCGCTGGGCGCGGTCGACTTCGCCATCGAAGAGACGGTGAAATACGTGCAGGAGCGCAAAGCCTTCGGCCAGCGCGTCATGGATTTCCAGAACACGCGCTTCAAGCTCGCGGAATGCAAGACAAAGGCCGAAGTGCTGCGATCCTTCGTCAACGACTGCACCGCGCGGCTGGTCAAGGGCGAGCTCGACGCGGCCACGGCAAGCATGGCGAAATATTATGGGTCCGAGGTGCAGGGGCAGGTCATGGACGACTGCCTGCAACTCTTCGGCGGTTACGGCTTCATGATGGAATACCCCATCGCGCGCGCCTATGCCGATGCGCGGGTGCAGCGGATTTATGGCGGCACCAATGAGATCATGAAGGAACTGATCGCGCGGTCGATAGACGTCTAG